One window of Acidimicrobiia bacterium genomic DNA carries:
- a CDS encoding amidohydrolase family protein, translating to MADEFVYMRERRLPYPTFDADNHMYENRDALTKFIPKEFDGVIKYVEINGRTKLAIKDKLSDYIPNPTFNVVAVPGGYGREHAPSRGKQADTRGAKPKIMPGHEAFFDPEPRLALMKDMGIDRALMWPTLASVVEERLADDPDAACAVVHALNEWMLEHWTFNYADAIFATPIISLSKMDKAIEELQWVAENGARAFLLRVAPVPTYRGRRSFALPEFDPFWELVSELDIVVGMHSGDSGYQRYINDWEGLGDREFRAFVSNGSPGFMTLSSEKSNLIDAMASIIGHELATRFPTLKFAPVEFGSEWIRPFVAKLQRASERQSVLFDEDPLEVFKRNIYVHIWHDPDPAGLLELLPADHLMFGSDFPHPEGMGDPLGYSEVVENLPMETQKLIMGGSLGKIMKVDA from the coding sequence ATGGCCGACGAGTTCGTATACATGCGGGAGCGGCGCCTCCCTTACCCCACCTTCGATGCCGACAACCACATGTACGAGAACCGGGATGCGCTCACGAAGTTCATCCCGAAGGAGTTCGACGGCGTCATCAAGTACGTCGAGATCAACGGGCGCACCAAACTCGCCATCAAGGACAAGCTCAGCGACTACATCCCGAACCCCACCTTCAACGTGGTCGCGGTCCCCGGCGGCTACGGCCGCGAACACGCGCCCTCGCGCGGCAAGCAAGCCGACACCAGGGGAGCGAAGCCGAAGATCATGCCGGGCCACGAGGCCTTCTTCGATCCCGAGCCCCGGCTCGCGCTGATGAAGGACATGGGTATCGACCGGGCGCTCATGTGGCCCACGCTGGCCAGCGTTGTCGAAGAGCGCCTCGCTGACGATCCCGACGCCGCGTGCGCCGTCGTCCACGCGCTCAACGAGTGGATGCTCGAGCACTGGACGTTCAACTACGCCGACGCCATCTTCGCGACGCCGATCATCAGCCTCTCCAAGATGGACAAGGCGATCGAGGAGCTCCAGTGGGTCGCCGAGAACGGTGCGCGCGCGTTCCTCCTCCGAGTGGCGCCGGTTCCCACCTACCGCGGGAGGCGATCCTTCGCCCTGCCGGAGTTCGACCCGTTCTGGGAGCTCGTGTCGGAGCTCGACATCGTGGTCGGCATGCACTCGGGCGACAGCGGCTACCAGCGCTACATCAACGACTGGGAAGGGCTGGGCGACCGCGAGTTCCGTGCGTTCGTCAGCAACGGATCGCCCGGCTTCATGACCCTCTCGTCGGAGAAGTCGAACCTCATCGACGCCATGGCCTCGATCATCGGCCACGAGCTCGCGACGCGCTTCCCCACGCTGAAGTTCGCACCGGTCGAGTTCGGCAGCGAATGGATCCGTCCTTTCGTCGCGAAGCTGCAGCGCGCAAGCGAGCGGCAATCGGTGTTGTTCGACGAGGACCCGCTCGAGGTGTTCAAGCGCAACATCTACGTGCACATCTGGCACGACCCCGACCCTGCGGGTCTGCTGGAGCTCCTTCCCGCCGACCACCTCATGTTCGGGTCGGACTTCCCGCACCCCGAGGGCATGGGTGACCCGCTCGGCTACTCGGAAGTCGTCGAGAACCTGCCCATGGAGACGCAAAAGCTCATCATGGGTGGCTCACTCGGCAAGATCATGAAAGTCGACGCTTAG